The genomic stretch AAAATTTCAAGAAAAGCGATTCCAACTAAAAATTCAGAATATTTTCTTGATCGCAATAGCTCTCTGAGAGTAGAATAGACTGActcagagagtgatggactctccatctttgaggtctataaacagaggttggatggtcaactttcaggaatgcttcatttatgtttccctgcatggcaggtaaTTACATGAGATGGTCCTTGCGATCCCTTCCAACTGCACGATTCTAATACTTAGAACTTACTTTTTTTGGAGCACTTTTAATATTACTCGAATATAAACAGGAGTAAACCTCATTCTTTTATCCTGTTTTGTATCCAGGCAATTCTTTATTGGGCACATTATATGAGTTggcaaatacagtatataaatatgcAACAATAATTTGAGTATTTCTGCAGTTATTCCAAATCTCATAACAGTTCACTGAACTTCTCACTGCCAACTAGTATGCTGCAGATTACAACTGAAAAGCTAATTGGTACCAAGATTTATTAAATTGATTAGGCTCcctaaaattactgtatatattcatgtgtaagtctagaaatttaggtcaaaatatTGACCAAAAAACCCCCTGGAGCCAACGTattcatgggtcagtgtaagtactggaccttaactcttatttaaaagaaagagccTAAGAAAATCACTGAAATCACCATCTTTGCATTGTGCAAGTGAAAAAGGCAAATCAATATTAAGAATTACGAGGAAAGGGAATGGGGGAGAAGACAAACAGTATAATAGTATTAGACAAAATACAGGATGAGACTATAGAAAGAGATGTGACTGGGATCTATAAAACTATGAACAGTCTGAAGAACATAGCAGGAAAGCTGAGAAAGAGGTTATTACAAAAATACAAGGCtaacagccatgacagttaaatatAAATTGCATTTTCTAAAGTATTGCCAAGTACTTCTGCTAAATTCAAGCAAACATTAATATGGACCTCCGTTTTGCTCTGTTCCTTAGGTTCCTGTTAAGGATACAAGGCCAATCTTGGACTGTTCTGCTTAATCCATAATGCatacttgttgctgttgtgtgcctttgtcttcctcacagattgagagggtgtgacttgccaatggcccagcagggagctgtagtcaaatgctcaaaccactataccatactacTATCCTTATATAATATCTCACTTTCTGCACTCTCCACCTACAGCATATGTCCAAATAACCACAACATGAGTATAACAATAGTGACAGGCTCATCACTAGCTCTCCAAATGGTATAGATAGCTGCAACAGCATTAGCACCCATCAAGATAAATATTCACTCTTAAATTAGTTAAGTAGCCTTTCTGAATTCTTTCAGCCAGATAGGTTCTGCCTTCCAATACTTGATATACTGAAATACTTGCTTTCAAGTTACAAGCACACAAAGCAACATAATTTAAACTTCTGTGGAATAAGCCTTATGATTTTTAGGAGTCAATAAGAGTTTGCAAAAATTTCAAGTCTTAATGAAGCACAAACATCTAGGACCTCAACTGAGAAGagatccttccttcctccaatcttacCTGAAGAAGTCTGCTAATGACAAGGTCTTCTAGGTTCATGGCATGCTCTGCAAGACAGTATCTTTCAGTTTCCTCACAAGTGCCATGTTAGCTCTGCAGTGTCAGAGACATCACTGAATAATTAAACTGGTGCAGAACAGAGGTTTCACTTCTACTGTAATCTCTCTTTATATCATGACTAAACCTGAAGATAAACAAAGCCCCACACCTCTAAGGCAGCAAGGATCTCCCCTCACATTCAAAAATGGTGACACCACAAGATTAGAAGTGGCTCAAATATGAAGTTATTTCAGAATTTTCATAAGCAGTAAATTTaaaggttattttatttatttttgtattaaagGAAAGTCAGATCTGTTGTGAGCAGAAAGTTGAGCCACAAATTACTGATCTCTTTCTGTGGACAGAAAGACAGAATACACACATTTTTGCTTTGTGCCCCCATTTTTAGGCTGCTAATGTATGTTAAAATAATTAGTATAATTTGCTAGTCTGCATCAATTCCTCCTCACATTCTTATTTTACTGTACAATTGAGTATTCCTGAGTTTTACTAGCGTTTACTGTGGGCCCATTTGGAAGGATAAAACAACAGTCCGATAAATGAATACCAATTTCTTGCCTGCATTGAGAGAACAACGAGAAACAAGAAACAGTAAGATTTTTGTGAGGATTACCAGACAATCAACAGCAATACTGGGAATaatgcaggaagaaaattgaAAAGTATGAAAGGTACCTCATGAGTTGCTGTGATTGTATTATAAACttatatagaaatggaaaattcAAAAGAAGAAGTCTATGACTTTGCTAATTTgtcactttatttataaagcagaCGGCATCCTTGGAAAAAATGCAGGAGGGAACtttgcttagaaaagttactgcAGAAGGGGCTCAAAtgagttaaaaattaaaatatgtactGTACTGGTGCTTGCGCTCTAGCAAACTGAAACTTAATATGAGCTTACTATTTATTTTGAGAGGTTGCCCCTCCTCCCAGTTATTCTGAATGACAGTAACTTCTCCAACACTATCTGGAAAGCTGATGGCAAAGACGAGATTTGAACTGGGACTTCCCGCTTTGAAGTTCAGGTTCTTACCGTAGTTACTTACACTATTAGCAATTTTCATATATTCTTCCATCTCCATGTTAACAGAAACAGTGTAAGGCAGAAGTAGTGAAAGGGGTTATCTTTACTTTCAGAAGGGTAATCTTTTCAACAGCCTTATCTGATCTTTAGCCAAGATATAACTTTTCACACAATAATAAAGtagaatgaatttattttcctgaATTTACATCATCATATACTTTTGACATATGATATTACTATAGCTGCTTTGCTTTTTTCATAGTTTACTGAGCACTGTATATTAGACAGTTGTAAGCAAATATATATAACTGGGACTGCCCAAACTATGTCGTTGATCCATCTGCACTGCTATTTTAtcatatataaatgaaaaatCTTCTTGTACAGTCAATACATTGAAATAATATCAGTTCCTACCAAAATTTGAATAAACCTGAAGTTCATGGAGAATTTTAAAATTCTCCTAACAAATTAATGGTGTTTCTGCTAATTTCCTCTTTACAGCTGCATCACCAAGTACAAAATCCAACATGGTGCTGAGAGTCATAATggaactttaataataataatttgttttatttatataccgctattccaaagatcatagcggtgaacagcatgtaagctaattagcaagtaagctaatttgcccccaacagtctgggtactcattttagcgacctcggaaggatgcaagcctgagtcgagcttgggcccttttgctggtcttgaactcgcaaccttgtggtttcgagtgaatggctgcagtaaaggcatttaaccactgcgccaccagggctccatttctTTCCCACTATTTCCCAACATCCCTCCATAGCAATCAAAAAACACTTTTTGGAAGGTTTCCAATTCTGGAGATACTGAGCAGGGCTGCAATGAAGCAAGTTCTCCTGGAGTGCACCATAATGCCAGGAGAATCCCAATGTTGGATCCTTCCCATTTCATATATTCCATCATTACATTTCATAATTTTTGTAAGGTGCCTCGATTGTATCACAGTATTTTACAAGGTTTTCTCCTAAAttctatatatttttgaaatagagCCTACTACACTATCCAGTTAATATAGTCAGCATAATGATAAAGCTTAATATTTGATACTGAGATCCTATCACTTATTTTCTTCagattccattttttttctgtataaaaTGTACTATcacattttatttcaaattaGCTACTTTTTATTGATCTTCTGAGAATCGCTTCAAATAAAGAAGCTTGAAATGGTGGttaaggatatttttttaaactgtgtcaTATTGTAACAGACACAAGTTTCATTTAAGCCAATGGAATTTCTAGTTTTCCTGTAGATCCAATTCCTCTTCATAGACCTGAACCTATCAAATAACGTCATTTTATTTTCCAGTAATAGCCAAGCcattatacctcagttaacaaaagaagctcctttttacaaaatcttgtTACAGTATTCCTGCCCAGCCCTTTTGCTCATCCACTGTTTAGCTGGAAGGTTTTTAGCAGCATTTGCATTGAGAATATGGTGAAGCAGGGCTGAAGAAACACAGTTTTTCAGTGTCAgactgcagcagcatgtctgcagtaaataatgcaacaAAGCTTAACATGGGAAAGGGGGGAATTTTACTCTAATCGATCCTACTGTTGCTGTGTGTCTGCCTAAAACTAGCAAAGTAAACAGTAGctccctccagaatcccttatttaGCATGCATGAAATGCAAAGGGGAAAGAACAGATAAACCTGCCTTACCAACTCTCCCCagtatgttaaaaacaaaaagagcaCAGATCTGTAAGTCTGAAAATCAAAAgagaaatcataagaaaggtggagaaagaaaaaactgtccctggatacattttggaagctTTCAAGTGGGCGCTAGAGGgctggaaatgtttttatttacttatggaAGGCTTACTTGACCCTGGATGTTTCATTTCATACGTACATATTATTTGGTTTTGGATAAAAGGCTTGCTGaaaataaggtccaaaacacactgcagaaataatctagtctgagactgctttaactgccttggctcaatggtagggaattctgggaaatgtagttttgtgagatatttagcattctctgccagagagctctggtgctacaagaaactacaattcccaagattccttagcaatcagccagggcagttaaaatggtctcaaattggattatttctgcagcgtgttttggaagTTACTGAACTATTCTTCTTTTTGTGGAAGAATATTCCACAGCCCCTAttctttttatgttatttctgcctctagtaccAAAATTCCTGTTACCAAAATAAGGCTGAGGAACAGATCTATTTCATTAACTAAGGTATACCTGTATTCAGTGGAATGCATTTGGGGAAACACAGGGACCTGATCTTGGAAGAGGGAGACGAAGTATGGTACCTTTGACTCAATATATGAAATGTTGTGAGTGATTTGGGCATCCGACTACGACtgtggaggtcagggttcaattccttgcttggcaATAGAAACTTCTGGGCCAGTCACATACTCTCACCCtcggaaaaccctatgataggttcgctttgggatcaccataagtcagaaatgccttgaaggcaaacTACAACAACAGCATGAATTAATAAATCATAAAACTCCTCTTCACCCTTATTGAAGACAGCATACATAAATTACTCTTGCCTCCCAGAAATGTAGGCACTCAGAGAGGAGActtccaatatttattttgctaACAATTACAGGTAAAAGCCAGTCCATAGAGTTTTAAGGGAGAAAATAGCTTCATCCAATTTCAGACTAGTAGTTTTTTATCTTTCAGTGATTTGCAGGACCATGTATTCCAGAGCAATTCAACATGAAATATGAGTCAACACAAAGACAGAAAGATCAATTGACTTTGGAAATGTAAAACTTTCTCCCTACCTGAAATGCTTCAGTCAGTGCATCAGTTTCTTCCTGGTTGTAGTTAATTGTCAAATAATTTACAGTCACCTATAAACAGCTAACAACCCAAGGTCATTTATTTCTTACTCTGTTGGTTCCAACTAAAGAGTTCACAGAGAGCTAATTTGTTTTTCAACCTAGTTGTAATGTAAAGTGCACATTCAGCTTTTTCTCCAAATGCAGCTCTTGCCATATAGATACCATTCTCAGTgaggaaaaacagcaaattaGCACCACCTGGAAGTGAATACTGGACCAATGCAATTTTTCAGACATGTACAGTTCGCATAAGCACACGGGGCAACAGGGAAACAGGAACCTTCACTTCTGCTCATTATAATATGTTATGTTACAATGTTtgtaccttttttaaaatctggatttgTAGCTATTCCATCATCAGACCAAACTGATTTGTAGCaggtttttctctctttattgtcaatactttcccattcttcttAAAGACCGCAAGCAAAAAGAAAATCTGCCTGTTTTACCACAAGTACAAATTTTCCTAAACTGCAATGGATAGTCATGGAGGTATTCTAAGTTAAACTAATTCTGAAAACTAAAATACCAAAGCAGCAGGACCACTAGAAAATAATtccttcaaaaatattcacagaaaTGAAATTGCCCACAAAAAAATGTTCTGTTTCAAAAGTATAGTCATAGGAAAGTTATAATCATATCAAGTCCCAGACAGCCAATCTATTCCCAGTGCTCTGCTGTATGCAACTGAAAGAGCAACACAGCCAAGGAATATCCAGTGAAGTACCCCAAGTAAAAGAAAAGTGTTATCATAGATCAAATAGAGCGCTGGGCCTGAACCCATACCTCCCCACTCCTGGGTGTCATTAAACATAATGCCCTAACTGAAAACTTGGATGTGAGGGAGATCTGGCTAACTGAAAACTTGACAGTGTACCCAGCCACATCACATGGCTGCAGCAAGGTAAGGACATTTTAAAGCACATCTTGAATAGGCGTTCTGGGTTGGCAAGCAGGAGGGTGGCTTTTTGCCATGCCCTTGGGTTACTTCTTGAGTTAGATCTCAATCCCCATCACAAAGCAATATGTGTTGTTGTCACAACTCATATCACACAAGAGCAGCAGTCCTGAGGACTGATGAAAGACTGAACCCCATTGGTGTCTTCAATAAAAAAAGACCACTTGAAGAAACCTATGAAAAAAGGAACCTGTAGAAAACCTCACATTGATCAACTATTACTTGATGTAGAATTCCTTAAGGTACTCCTGCAGGTCTTCCAAATGTACATTGCAATTATGAAAAGGCCACTCACGATTTGTAAATCTTTCGAAGAGACCTGGTTCCCTTTCCTGGACTatataaacaacaacaccaaatgtCCAAAGCCACCAGCTCATCACTTGGATTTCTGGAAGGAATACAAGAGGATTCACAAAGGAATCATACTCAAAAACAGTAATGGAAGACAAGTAATCTCCTTCTaacttttattttggcctttAAAACACAGCTTCTACAGTTTCTTTTGTTGTATTGTTTGTTGGTGGAACTGCCAAGTTTGTTCTTATATAATGCATATATGTTGTCTTGATTGATCTTCTGCAATAAAATTACTTTATTAAAAAAGGGGGGAGCACCCATGAAATGTTTCCTTGGCTTAGAAAGACAGAAGATAACCAGAACAAGTTTGTATTATCAGGTAAAACTGAAAGACAATAATAGGAACTACCTGAAAACACTGTAGACAGCTCTCTCAACAGAAGGCCAATAAAGAACAAGAGGCTAGACTCTACAATTCACCAATCCTTGTTTATTTCATCCTTCAAAGAGGTCATTGCTATGCCTAGATGAACAACAGCTGTTGTTGCCATTCGGTCTTTGGGGACAACTATTACTTGACATAGAAGTAATAGTTCTCCCCAAAGATTTTGGAGAGAACATCCTGCTTTATCAAGAAGTGAAAAGTAAAAGGCGGTGGGCATTCTAGTTTGTTCCAATTCATTACTAGCTCTGCCAGGGAATTTGTCTAAATGGAGGCCCCTTTGTCAGTAAATACAGGACACTAAGGATGCAGACAAAGATCTGGagcaattattgaagaaagtcaaggaggaaagtgtcaaggttggattaatgatgaacattaaaaaaaatgaccacaaaagatctacaagaattaatCCTAGTCAATGAGAAAATTGAAGCAATCAAAGGGCTCCCATACCTAagttcaaacattaatcagaatggagactgcagtcaagaaatcagaagaagactagggctaGGAAGGGATGCTATGAAACAACTGAgaaagatcataaaatgtaacaacataacactaaagtgaggatcatccaagccattgtattccccatcaccatgtatgaatgctagcactggacagtaaaaaaaaaataccaaaaacagacaggaagaaaataaacccactggatatgtggtgctggagaaaagccatgagataccatggatggccaagaagacaaacaaatgggttctacaacagatcaagcctgaactcaatctggaagtcaagataactgaattgaggctgtcttactttggccacattgtgaggaaaaacagatcattagaaaagacaatgatgctagaaagGTGGAAAGCAgccgaaagagaggaagactccaagctaggtggatagactcagtcagggaggacaCAAGCCTGATCTTCCAGAGTGATTGAAGAcaggagtcttagagatgtctcatccacaggtttgccatgagtcaaggccaactcaagggcagctaacaacaaagatGTAGGGCCAGAATGCAGTATTAGACAGCACTGGATTAGGCAAATCGAGTATCACAGTCACACTGAGTAGTCCTTGAGCTAGccattctccctctcccttccgcTTCCAGCCTAGCCCTTGCCACAGTTCTTACAAACCATAAAGTGGACAGTTCACTCCTCTCCACTTTGAACTCCTTCAAATAATGGACAGAATACAGATATGATCTCTAAACAAACATCTGAAAACAGGTACAGTAAAGAACTCTTATTTATCTCTATTAAGGCTATTATGGACTGTTATGGTGACGGCTGCATTAGCTTTGACAGACCCCTATGGATCCCCAATTGAAATCTAAATATGATTTAAAAGAAAGGTCAGTGTAATGTGTTGCTATAGTCAGATCACTATCTATAACCATTTTGAGAAAAGGGTAGGTATAAAGaaagttaataataacaacaaacagcagAACCAAATTAGATATCAAGCAATGCAGTTGGGGTGTCAAAAGACACTGGGATTTTTTGAAGGATGACAAAGAAGAGGATGCGAAGTTAATTCCGGCCTGATGCTCATTCCCAATTGGTTCCTTTCATTCTCAGAGCTCTGAAAGAAAATGAGTGGAAAGGTAGCAATTTCCAAGAGTAGAAACATGCTGTGCTTCAAACTGCTCCTATGCTTCTGCATTACTGGCTGAAACCCAGTTCTGGAGGTTTGTAACCTCTGAACATAAGCATGTCAGGGCAGGTGAATGGCTTCTGCATGGCCCCTAGACTCCTGTTATGTTTCATAAGACAACAGAGTTCAGTGGCTAGACTTTTCtaaagccccatacagacaggacaaaataaagctgatgcatgcgtcctaagagtccagaaggcgtgccaaagccacgttccagtcctaaggagcgTGGCTTTGGACTAGAGTGTGGATTTGGTATGGCTTCCGaaatcttaggacacatgtatcatttaaacagcatacctccaaagtgacctgaagcagcattattttggcctgtctgtatggggcctaagttagGAAGTCAGAAATCAACACTTAGATACTTGCTCCCCAAGGAAAAACACTGGGTAGCCTTGGAATCTGGCCTACAATACCCACAGGACAAAGTAATATGATCTTATTCAGAACTGCTGAGGAAGAGGACTAGATAGATTTGTAAAAAGTGGTTGATCAGCTTGGCAATGAGTTCATACCTCTGACACAGCAAGACCAGAGCAGGGTGCCATGTCTGGTGATGGATTCCATCAAAAAATCCCATAGCTATTTGGTTCTGATGGAATGAAAAACTTTGAGATGATGACTGAAAGGAGGACTGGAAAGTGATTTTGTATTCCTCACCCCCAGAAAAATGCTTGATTATTTTGCCTACTTTTCACCATGAGAAAGCCAAAGAGAAGCATATGCTTAAATAATATCACAGCGATGACctttatatataaacaaatagGGTTGGATCCAACCTAATTCATGCTTATAGGAGGGCCACTAAAACTAATGGGTCAAATTATTCATGGCCTATTGATTTCAATATCTCTAATCTAAACTTGACTAAGTTTGGATCCAAGCCATTATCTGTTAAAGCCAAACAGTGAATAAAATATAAGGTGTTAAGACTGGTTTTGATACAGGAAAAATAGATGGATATGCCAAGTTAGTTGTCCCTTCcccttaaattttttttaataggTTTGAGATTTGTTCTCTGTATATCAGGTACAGCATAATTCTCAAAAGCTTTCGCAGCCCCAGAACTAGCAGGCCTACCTTCTATAAAAGGCACATAATGAGCCCAATGTTATACcacaataatactgggaaaggaggaagcaaaATAAGGTAACATGATGACATACAGTATCACAATGGTCTGCACAGGTTGGGGACAATTCAGGAAGTCCTTCCACAAATCATTCCCCTATTCCTCTTAGAGGAAAGTGAACGGTTAGATTAATCTGACTATGCCAGTCAAAAAACTGATAAGAGACCTCAAAGGAGACCACCCGTCCCCCCCCAACGTACTCATTTAGGATGCATATATTGATGTCTTGATCAGTAAACTCTCCACATAACACAGCATGTTACAAACACTGAGAAGACATGATTAACCCCTTCAGAGTGACCATTCAGATTTCCCACCATAATCCTGTTAGCATTACTGCACAAATGCAACTGAATTTATCACAAGATTTCTTGTCTACTACTGAATAAAGCTGTTCTTGTTAACATGAGTTACTAATGCTGTAATTATAAAGAAATTAATCAATAAGGGCAATTCACACTGTATCACAAAAATTATTTGGCCTGATCTTACCTCTCATCCTCACCATCAACCAGCTGGGCTGTCAATGGAAGTACCTtcagggggaaaagagaagatgCCATGCTGCTGCCCACATCTGAAAtggatgacaatgatgatgatgcaccACCTCCGCTTTCACCGCTGGTCGGTTGGGATAAACCACCCAAGGTGGGATCTGTGGAGCGTCTGGCATCTTCAGCTCGGGAGAGAACTGCCTGAGCAAGAGACTGGGCAGAAAACTGGGCAGAGTTCAGTGGTATTTGTGGAGACACATTTTGGGCTACAGGCAAATTGATGCTAGTGGGTACCAATGAAGGCTGAGATACATTTTGAACCAAGTTCCCATTCTGCCCACCTGAAGATTGTGCTATGTTCTTTGAAGGAGCCAAACTCATAGCAGCAGGGGGGACATTTGCAGCAGAATGACATGGAGCAGGAACAGCACTAACAGAAGGTACAGGGCTAACAGGAGGCAACTGCTGGCCAGCAAGTCCTTGAACAAGAGACTCTCCTGCTTGCACTGGTAATAATGTACTCTGTGGAGCAATAACCAATGGCTGAGCAAGGCCTGATGTGCTGCCCTGCTGTCCCGAATGAATAATCCCCGCTGGAACAGGGGGTACTGCTTGAGAAGGCGGAGGAGCAGCATTTTGTGCCATCACTGGGGGGTTAATTTGGTTTGTAACAGGCGGCTGCTGCACCACAGTAGGTATATTTGCTTGTTGCCCAACATTCATCATCTGAGCACTACTTCCTATGGTTGGCATTGTGGTCTGGGCATGGGCAACAGGCTGAGAGGATGTCACTCCCAAGTGTGCTTGTACTGAAGGCTGAACACTTGGTGCCTGAGCTATAGGTGCACCTGTTCCCACCATTGTCGGCCCAGTCTGCATAGAAGCTGGAGTTTGACCCAttgactgctgctgctgctgctgttgctgctgctgctgcatgtaATCTGGCACAGGCCCTGTAACGGAGTTTTGATTCACTGGTTGAACGTGCCCTGAGGCCATCTGCACAGGCATCTGTTGAGGTGGTGTTGGGTGCTGTGCCTGTCCTTGTCCATACGATAATTGCTGCTGTTGTGGCACAACTGGAACAGCCTGCACAGGTTGCGATGACTGGGTGTATGGTAGCTGTTGTTGCGGAGCTATACTTGGTTGCTGATGGCCACCTACTATATTCACAGGAGGAGGAACAGCTGACACAGGGGGCTGGACCCCTGGCTGTTGCTGAGGGTAATTCACATCCTGAGGATGAAGCTGTACCTGTGCAAGCTGGGATTGAGAAATGCTCTGGGGTATACTAGGTGCTGACACAGCTTGAGGGCCAGAGTTGCTAAAATCCAGTTGCTGAGAGACAGCCCCTTGAAAGGCTTGCTGTTGCACCACCACAGTAGGTGCTCCCATCTCCCCACTTCCCACGCTTTCCGTATAGTGACTCAGTGTGCTTACGTTGCTGCTAACTGAACTCCCACTGGTACTCTCCCTTTCAGAAGTCACTTCGAGAGGGTTTTGCTTCAGAGTGTCTACTGCTTTGTTTACTGATGCTACTCCTTCTGCGAGTGACGCAGGGTTCTCTTTGTCATAGAACTCTGTGCATGTCCATCTGCCTTTCTTAAAAGGCTCTGAACTAGAATCCAGTTTCACAACTCTAAACCTGGAAGTGCTGGCTGCAGGCTGCAGGTGACTAGACGTTGCTCCCATTGCTGCTCCGGCAACTGGATTGCTAGAGTTACCAAGAGCACCAGACGTTGTGCTTGTGCCATTGCTAACCCCGCTTAAGACAGCAACATTAACACTGCCACTTGCTCCTGACAAAGCAGCTCCACCACCTGTACTCAGGATATTACTTAGACCCCTATTCACATGACTAGGCATGCTGCTTGCCATGGTAGGGCCAACACTGCTGCTGAATGTGCCGGTAGTAGCTCC from Sceloporus undulatus isolate JIND9_A2432 ecotype Alabama chromosome 3, SceUnd_v1.1, whole genome shotgun sequence encodes the following:
- the LOC121927227 gene encoding TSC22 domain family protein 1-like isoform X1, producing MHHHHQPDSAADTGGRKMAHPAMLPRRGSSSSSSSAANTTNTVAASLEDYPPSLLAQPPPLTAAAVAAAAAASSPALPGPQAPPLLPPPPQSLALLSQPPPQLQPQPPPGLAQAGSQMKKKSGFQITSVTPAQISASLSSNNSIAEDTESYDDLDESHTEDLSSSEILDVSLSRATDLGEPERSSSEETLNNFQEAESPGAVSPNQPHLPQQQQQQQHPQQSMVINGSVHPPHGHHYHHHHHHHHHHGHHHAAHSAVGGPAAPGGPPSSPSFRKLSTTGSMDGAAAAAVPVCAASSTGTPGAAVVSHFRGPGPAGATSASGATTGTFSSSVGPTMASSMPSHVNRGLSNILSTGGGAALSGASGSVNVAVLSGVSNGTSTTSGALGNSSNPVAGAAMGATSSHLQPAASTSRFRVVKLDSSSEPFKKGRWTCTEFYDKENPASLAEGVASVNKAVDTLKQNPLEVTSERESTSGSSVSSNVSTLSHYTESVGSGEMGAPTVVVQQQAFQGAVSQQLDFSNSGPQAVSAPSIPQSISQSQLAQVQLHPQDVNYPQQQPGVQPPVSAVPPPVNIVGGHQQPSIAPQQQLPYTQSSQPVQAVPVVPQQQQLSYGQGQAQHPTPPQQMPVQMASGHVQPVNQNSVTGPVPDYMQQQQQQQQQQQSMGQTPASMQTGPTMVGTGAPIAQAPSVQPSVQAHLGVTSSQPVAHAQTTMPTIGSSAQMMNVGQQANIPTVVQQPPVTNQINPPVMAQNAAPPPSQAVPPVPAGIIHSGQQGSTSGLAQPLVIAPQSTLLPVQAGESLVQGLAGQQLPPVSPVPSVSAVPAPCHSAANVPPAAMSLAPSKNIAQSSGGQNGNLVQNVSQPSLVPTSINLPVAQNVSPQIPLNSAQFSAQSLAQAVLSRAEDARRSTDPTLGGLSQPTSGESGGGASSSLSSISDVGSSMASSLFPLKVLPLTAQLVDGEDERNPSDELVALDIWCCCLYSPGKGTRSLRKIYKSCFF
- the LOC121927227 gene encoding TSC22 domain family protein 1-like isoform X2; amino-acid sequence: MHHHHQPDSAADTGGRKMAHPAMLPRRGSSSSSSSAANTTNTVAASLEDYPPSLLAQPPPLTAAAVAAAAAASSPALPGPQAPPLLPPPPQSLALLSQPPPQLQPQPPPGLAQAGSQMKKKSGFQITSVTPAQISASLSSNNSIAEDTESYDDLDESHTEDLSSSEILDVSLSRATDLGEPERSSSEETLNNFQEAESPGAVSPNQPHLPQQQQQQQHPQQSMVINGSVHPPHGHHYHHHHHHHHHHGHHHAAHSAVGGPAAPGGPPSSPSFRKLSTTGSMDGAAAAAVPVCAASSTGTPGAAVVSHFRGPGPAGATSASGATTGTFSSSVGPTMASSMPSHVNRGLSNILSTGGGAALSGASGSVNVAVLSGVSNGTSTTSGALGNSSNPVAGAAMGATSSHLQPAASTSRFRVVKLDSSSEPFKKGRWTCTEFYDKENPASLAEGVASVNKAVDTLKQNPLEVTSERESTSGSSVSSNVSTLSHYTESVGSGEMGAPTVVVQQQAFQGAVSQQLDFSNSGPQAVSAPSIPQSISQSQLAQVQLHPQDVNYPQQQPGVQPPVSAVPPPVNIVGGHQQPSIAPQQQLPYTQSSQPVQAVPVVPQQQQLSYGQGQAQHPTPPQQMPVQMASGHVQPVNQNSVTGPVPDYMQQQQQQQQQQQSMGQTPASMQTGPTMVGTGAPIAQAPSVQPSVQAHLGVTSSQPVAHAQTTMPTIGSSAQMMNVGQQANIPTVVQQPPVTNQINPPVMAQNAAPPPSQAVPPVPAGIIHSGQQGSTSGLAQPLVIAPQSTLLPVQAGESLVQGLAGQQLPPVSPVPSVSAVPAPCHSAANVPPAAMSLAPSKNIAQSSGGQNGNLVQNVSQPSLVPTSINLPVAQNVSPQIPLNSAQFSAQSLAQAVLSRAEDARRSTDPTLGGLSQPTSGESGGGASSSLSSISDVGSSMASSLFPLKVLPLTAQLVDGEDERALRMKGTNWE
- the LOC121927227 gene encoding TSC22 domain family protein 1-like isoform X3; the encoded protein is MHHHHQPDSAADTGGRKMAHPAMLPRRGSSSSSSSAANTTNTVAASLEDYPPSLLAQPPPLTAAAVAAAAAASSPALPGPQAPPLLPPPPQSLALLSQPPPQLQPQPPPGLAQAGSQMKKKSGFQITSVTPAQISASLSSNNSIAEDTESYDDLDESHTEDLSSSEILDVSLSRATDLGEPERSSSEETLNNFQEAESPGAVSPNQPHLPQQQQQQQHPQQSMVINGSVHPPHGHHYHHHHHHHHHHGHHHAAHSAVGGPAAPGGPPSSPSFRKLSTTGSMDGAAAAAVPVCAASSTGTPGAAVVSHFRGPGPAGATSASGATTGTFSSSVGPTMASSMPSHVNRGLSNILSTGGGAALSGASGSVNVAVLSGVSNGTSTTSGALGNSSNPVAGAAMGATSSHLQPAASTSRFRVVKLDSSSEPFKKGRWTCTEFYDKENPASLAEGVASVNKAVDTLKQNPLEVTSERESTSGSSVSSNVSTLSHYTESVGSGEMGAPTVVVQQQAFQGAVSQQLDFSNSGPQAVSAPSIPQSISQSQLAQVQLHPQDVNYPQQQPGVQPPVSAVPPPVNIVGGHQQPSIAPQQQLPYTQSSQPVQAVPVVPQQQQLSYGQGQAQHPTPPQQMPVQMASGHVQPVNQNSVTGPVPDYMQQQQQQQQQQQSMGQTPASMQTGPTMVGTGAPIAQAPSVQPSVQAHLGVTSSQPVAHAQTTMPTIGSSAQMMNVGQQANIPTVVQQPPVTNQINPPVMAQNAAPPPSQAVPPVPAGIIHSGQQGSTSGLAQPLVIAPQSTLLPVQAGESLVQGLAGQQLPPVSPVPSVSAVPAPCHSAANVPPAAMSLAPSKNIAQSSGGQNGNLVQNVSQPSLVPTSINLPVAQNVSPQIPLNSAQFSAQSLAQAVLSRAEDARRSTDPTLGGLSQPTSGESGGGASSSLSSISDVGSSMASSLFPLKVLPLTAQLVDGEDESCFF